From a single Spongiibacter taiwanensis genomic region:
- a CDS encoding acyl-CoA thioesterase yields MSVIDDFLAHLSLTDLGDDQFSGFSQHCAATGHLFGGQIMAQAFSAASQTVSLPRLGHQLSGQFLRQGDTESPVYFRVERVKEGRSFSHRRVSASQGGRCLFTLDATFQEDEAGLDHGECSPVTGDPESLPRLEDFDAEFIGPGPRQLFDFLATYSVLEYRFEAPPAYLEHRDRPARQRTWVRAKYPLPEDPALQRALLVYASDHNFLRTALLPYRSRVGKEAFQFASLNHSLWIHRQVDLSEWLRYEVVSPVACHHRTLVTGHFYDLAGRLVATAVQEGLMRLASEGGLASEVV; encoded by the coding sequence CAGTTTTCTGGGTTCAGCCAGCACTGCGCCGCCACCGGGCATCTCTTCGGCGGTCAGATCATGGCCCAGGCCTTTTCCGCTGCATCACAAACGGTGAGCCTGCCCCGGCTCGGGCATCAACTCAGTGGTCAATTTCTGCGTCAGGGCGATACCGAAAGCCCGGTGTATTTCCGTGTTGAGCGAGTGAAAGAAGGTCGCAGCTTTAGCCATCGCCGTGTGAGTGCGTCCCAGGGTGGTCGCTGTCTGTTCACCCTGGATGCGACTTTTCAAGAGGATGAAGCAGGGCTGGATCACGGTGAGTGTTCACCCGTGACTGGGGATCCCGAATCCCTGCCCCGGCTAGAGGATTTTGACGCCGAGTTTATCGGCCCAGGGCCGCGCCAGTTGTTTGATTTTCTGGCCACTTACAGCGTGTTGGAATATCGCTTTGAGGCGCCGCCGGCCTATCTGGAACACCGTGACCGGCCGGCGCGCCAGCGCACCTGGGTGCGTGCAAAGTACCCGCTGCCTGAAGACCCGGCATTGCAGCGGGCCTTGTTGGTTTACGCGAGTGACCACAATTTTCTGCGTACGGCATTGCTCCCCTATCGCAGTCGGGTTGGCAAGGAGGCCTTTCAATTTGCCAGCCTGAATCACTCCCTGTGGATTCACCGGCAGGTCGATCTGTCTGAATGGCTGCGCTATGAGGTGGTCAGCCCGGTGGCCTGCCATCATCGTACGCTGGTAACCGGGCATTTCTACGATCTGGCCGGTCGGCTGGTGGCGACGGCCGTGCAGGAAGGGTTAATGCGGCTTGCCAGTGAAGGTGGGCTTGCCTCTGAGGTAGTTTAA
- a CDS encoding OmpP1/FadL family transporter: MTFTRSPLPQLTLTIALCWSPFAAAGIGVNPVGFGTEAIGKAGTDTAYSSGPMGLNGNTAGIARQRSANLSLNLEPHIIRGISHWDSLGNQQHSNNDFVVLVSGAWTSPLEANPDVVVGFGVFAQGGVGYIYEDLTTQYNNEDELSAMFGVFRAAPAIAWRVNDRLRLGLSASLNYSEAEQKLFHETSSAEGPFFGLRIDNLSGISFSWRAGVQYDASETVTLGLSYGEKTKLVLEGGSAQVNYQAIGMGKVQYNDAEIDGLSLPREINLGASWQVTPQLNLGAEISWLEWSEALGGIDTTLSRAEDANAPDIKIKGDFGGMDNFAHSVSVEYQFNDSLKAMGGILRVSNLTEKSAITPLNNLQAKWHFSAALQKQFDDHWSAAITYLYTANNNRHYTNTQLPLGQDAEEKFKSYALSFQVNYRW, encoded by the coding sequence ATGACATTCACCCGCAGCCCTCTTCCGCAACTCACCCTCACCATAGCACTCTGCTGGTCCCCCTTCGCCGCCGCTGGAATTGGCGTCAATCCGGTGGGCTTTGGTACCGAGGCCATTGGCAAAGCCGGAACGGATACCGCCTATTCCAGCGGCCCGATGGGCCTCAACGGCAATACCGCCGGGATCGCCCGACAGCGCTCAGCGAATTTATCCCTGAATCTGGAGCCCCACATTATTCGCGGTATCAGCCATTGGGACTCCCTGGGCAATCAGCAACACTCCAATAACGACTTTGTGGTGCTGGTGAGCGGTGCCTGGACCAGCCCCCTAGAGGCTAACCCAGATGTTGTGGTGGGCTTTGGCGTGTTTGCCCAGGGCGGTGTCGGCTACATCTACGAGGACTTAACCACCCAGTACAACAACGAGGATGAACTCTCGGCCATGTTCGGCGTGTTTCGGGCAGCACCCGCTATCGCCTGGCGGGTCAATGACCGCCTGCGTCTGGGGCTGTCGGCCTCACTTAACTACTCCGAGGCCGAGCAAAAACTGTTTCACGAAACTTCCAGCGCAGAGGGGCCGTTCTTTGGCCTGCGCATCGACAATCTCAGCGGCATTTCCTTCTCCTGGCGGGCCGGGGTGCAATACGATGCCAGCGAAACCGTGACCCTGGGCCTCAGTTATGGCGAAAAGACCAAGCTGGTGCTGGAGGGCGGTAGCGCCCAGGTGAATTACCAGGCGATCGGGATGGGCAAAGTGCAGTACAACGACGCCGAGATCGATGGGCTGTCGCTGCCCCGGGAAATCAATCTGGGCGCCTCCTGGCAGGTAACACCACAACTTAACCTCGGCGCCGAGATCAGCTGGCTGGAATGGAGCGAGGCACTGGGCGGGATCGACACGACGCTATCGCGAGCAGAAGATGCCAATGCGCCTGACATCAAGATCAAGGGTGATTTTGGCGGCATGGATAATTTCGCCCACTCGGTGTCAGTGGAATATCAGTTTAACGACAGCCTGAAGGCGATGGGCGGCATTTTGCGCGTTAGTAATTTGACAGAGAAATCAGCGATCACGCCACTCAACAATTTGCAAGCCAAGTGGCATTTCAGCGCCGCCCTGCAAAAGCAATTTGACGACCATTGGAGCGCAGCGATTACCTACCTCTACACCGCCAACAATAACCGCCACTACACCAATACCCAGCTGCCGCTCGGACAAGACGCCGAGGAAAAATTCAAGTCCTACGCCTTATCATTCCAGGTGAACTATCGCTGGTAA
- a CDS encoding TetR/AcrR family transcriptional regulator has protein sequence MAEQKISKRQKTRELILRVAAQQFSKYGFAGTSMDGLAKACKLTKGALYDHFGGKDDVYVQSLTAHFDQALDGLEVKTLGLAAAPVEERLLSFARNFVQLLSDDKVFRRLIIHWITDTRTSPSQLLVSGRIVKAFDYMVGLLQEYRPHLDARYHAYGFFCTAILAEDMRSVAEVLTPEVKSVKTAEGLLSYFRETLG, from the coding sequence ATGGCGGAACAGAAAATCAGCAAGCGGCAGAAAACGCGGGAGTTGATTCTCCGGGTAGCAGCGCAGCAATTTTCAAAATACGGTTTTGCTGGCACCAGCATGGATGGCTTGGCAAAGGCCTGTAAGTTGACCAAAGGCGCCCTGTACGACCACTTTGGTGGCAAAGACGATGTCTATGTGCAGAGTCTTACTGCCCATTTTGACCAGGCCCTGGACGGCCTTGAGGTGAAGACCCTGGGTTTGGCGGCGGCACCGGTGGAGGAGCGTTTGCTCTCCTTTGCCCGCAATTTCGTGCAGCTTCTGTCGGATGACAAGGTGTTCCGGCGGTTGATTATTCACTGGATTACCGACACCCGAACAAGCCCCTCGCAATTGCTGGTCAGCGGTCGGATCGTCAAGGCCTTTGATTACATGGTGGGGCTGTTGCAGGAATATCGACCACATCTGGATGCCCGCTATCATGCCTACGGGTTTTTCTGCACCGCCATTTTGGCAGAGGACATGCGCAGTGTCGCCGAGGTACTAACGCCAGAAGTGAAGTCGGTGAAAACCGCCGAGGGCCTGTTGAGCTATTTTAGGGAGACTTTGGGGTAG
- a CDS encoding xanthine dehydrogenase family protein molybdopterin-binding subunit, with protein sequence MKKILERGIATSNANGLNRRQFLRLTALAGGGLLVACGGGSGSSDTDTNRDNDTPATSPPTATDTYQIGEFLRIDTDNSVTVLVGAAEIGQGALTALPMLVAEELDADWSRVSSALSPVAANFNNPYFAGLLQFTVASSVVRGYFDGQRAVGATVRQMLVNAAARRWQVSASTLRTESGYVIDDANGRHASYGELAAAAAAEPVPTTPTLKDPSQYRIIGSSRQRLDVVPKTNGSFLYGMDIDIPDMLTAVMLRPPRFGGQPLSVDRQGALAVPGVVDVISVPGGVAVLAEDYWAATKGRQALQVSWNEVLAGRTDSKAQRNVDGLKLNLPGVPIRNDGSVLLANALAREVISQDYYFPYQAHAAMEPLNVVIDYRGDSCDIWTGTQSPTLDKTFAAAILGLLPDQIQFHVMPAGGGFGRRGNPLADFVRDAAVLAKVVQQPLKLIWSREDDMKGGFYRPAAMVRVSAGVDATGDVISWSHRAVTQDVTASLYVEEVLDLLQDVELPPLQDLTDLETGMPYDIDNVLMDFHLTVKPNMPALWMRSVNKYTDVFAQETLIDVVARRSGADPYQFRRNMLNDSPRHRAVLDAAAQAAQWGNPPPGRFQGIAVMGHWGSFVAQVVEASVDDQRNLLIHKVVSAVDCGTAINPDLVIAQVESAVVFALSSVLFGEIELVDGIVQQNNFDDYPVLRMYQTPSFETVLVNRGGRPGGVGELGVPCVGPALCNAIFAATGEAITELPLKNLDFNIA encoded by the coding sequence ATGAAAAAAATACTTGAGCGCGGCATTGCCACTTCGAATGCCAATGGACTGAATCGGCGTCAGTTCCTACGCCTGACCGCCCTTGCCGGCGGCGGATTATTGGTAGCCTGTGGCGGCGGCAGTGGGAGCTCAGACACCGATACCAACCGTGATAATGATACCCCAGCCACTTCGCCCCCAACGGCGACAGACACCTATCAGATAGGCGAATTTCTGCGAATCGATACCGACAATTCGGTAACCGTCCTGGTCGGTGCCGCTGAAATTGGCCAGGGCGCCCTCACCGCGCTGCCAATGCTGGTGGCCGAGGAACTCGACGCTGACTGGAGCCGGGTGAGCTCTGCGCTATCGCCGGTTGCCGCCAACTTTAATAATCCCTACTTTGCCGGGCTACTGCAGTTCACCGTGGCCAGCTCCGTCGTCAGGGGCTACTTTGATGGCCAGCGGGCAGTAGGCGCTACCGTCAGACAAATGCTGGTGAATGCCGCCGCCCGGCGCTGGCAAGTCAGCGCAAGCACGCTGCGTACCGAATCTGGCTATGTGATCGACGATGCGAATGGCCGCCATGCGAGCTACGGTGAGTTGGCGGCGGCCGCAGCGGCGGAGCCTGTACCGACAACGCCAACCCTCAAGGACCCCAGCCAGTACCGCATTATCGGCAGCTCGCGCCAGCGCCTTGATGTGGTACCGAAAACCAACGGCAGCTTTCTTTACGGAATGGATATCGACATCCCCGATATGCTCACTGCGGTGATGCTACGCCCACCCCGGTTTGGCGGTCAGCCGCTGAGCGTCGACCGTCAAGGGGCCCTGGCTGTCCCCGGGGTGGTCGATGTTATCAGTGTTCCCGGCGGTGTGGCTGTGTTGGCGGAAGACTATTGGGCCGCCACCAAAGGTCGCCAGGCGCTACAGGTGAGCTGGAACGAAGTATTGGCGGGGCGTACCGACTCGAAAGCCCAGCGCAATGTGGATGGCTTGAAGCTCAATCTGCCCGGTGTCCCGATTCGCAATGACGGCTCGGTGCTGTTGGCCAATGCGCTGGCGCGGGAGGTCATCAGCCAGGACTATTACTTCCCCTACCAGGCCCACGCCGCCATGGAACCGCTTAACGTGGTGATCGATTACCGCGGCGACAGCTGCGACATCTGGACCGGCACCCAATCTCCGACCCTGGACAAAACCTTTGCCGCCGCCATTCTTGGCCTGCTCCCCGATCAAATTCAATTCCATGTGATGCCCGCTGGCGGTGGCTTTGGCCGCCGGGGCAACCCCCTGGCCGATTTTGTCAGAGACGCCGCCGTGCTGGCCAAGGTCGTCCAGCAACCGCTGAAATTAATCTGGAGTCGGGAGGATGATATGAAAGGCGGCTTCTACCGCCCCGCTGCGATGGTGAGGGTGTCTGCGGGGGTGGATGCGACTGGCGACGTCATCTCCTGGAGCCACCGGGCCGTCACCCAGGATGTCACCGCTTCGCTGTACGTGGAGGAGGTACTCGACCTTCTTCAGGACGTTGAGCTGCCGCCACTGCAGGACCTGACCGACCTGGAAACCGGCATGCCCTATGACATTGACAACGTACTGATGGATTTCCACCTCACCGTCAAACCCAACATGCCAGCACTGTGGATGCGCTCGGTGAACAAATACACCGACGTGTTTGCCCAGGAGACCCTGATCGATGTCGTCGCCCGGCGCAGCGGCGCCGACCCTTATCAATTTCGTCGCAACATGCTGAACGACAGCCCCCGGCACCGGGCGGTACTCGACGCCGCCGCCCAGGCTGCGCAATGGGGCAATCCGCCGCCTGGGCGTTTTCAGGGAATCGCAGTTATGGGCCACTGGGGCAGTTTCGTCGCCCAGGTGGTAGAGGCCTCAGTGGATGATCAGCGGAATCTGCTTATACACAAGGTGGTCAGTGCGGTGGACTGCGGTACCGCGATCAATCCAGATCTGGTGATTGCCCAGGTGGAGTCCGCCGTGGTCTTCGCCCTGTCGAGCGTGCTGTTTGGTGAAATTGAGCTGGTAGACGGCATCGTGCAGCAAAACAATTTTGATGACTACCCCGTGCTGCGCATGTACCAGACACCCTCTTTTGAAACCGTGCTGGTGAACCGCGGCGGCCGCCCTGGCGGGGTGGGTGAATTGGGGGTGCCCTGCGTCGGCCCAGCCCTGTGTAATGCCATCTTCGCCGCCACCGGGGAAGCCATTACCGAACTGCCCCTAAAGAACCTCGATTTCAACATTGCCTGA
- a CDS encoding (2Fe-2S)-binding protein → MFTIDVNGVDHTVNVAEDKPLLWVLREDLKLTGTKFGCGQALCGACTVHLDGQPTRSCVLPIAAVGQRRIETIEAMAADAIGQQVQRAWQEMNIPQCGYCQSGQIMAATALLTEIPSPNDRDIDEAMSGNLCRCGTYARIRRAIHQIADDQR, encoded by the coding sequence ATGTTTACCATCGACGTCAACGGGGTCGACCACACTGTCAATGTGGCCGAAGACAAGCCCCTGTTATGGGTCCTGCGGGAAGACCTCAAACTTACCGGCACAAAATTTGGCTGTGGCCAGGCCCTGTGCGGCGCCTGCACTGTTCACCTGGACGGCCAGCCGACACGATCCTGCGTCCTGCCGATTGCAGCGGTAGGTCAACGGCGAATCGAGACCATTGAAGCCATGGCCGCCGACGCGATAGGCCAGCAGGTGCAGCGAGCCTGGCAGGAGATGAACATCCCCCAATGCGGGTACTGCCAATCCGGCCAAATTATGGCCGCCACCGCCCTGCTAACCGAAATTCCTTCGCCGAACGATCGGGACATTGATGAAGCGATGTCAGGCAATCTCTGTCGTTGCGGTACCTATGCCCGGATTCGCCGCGCGATTCACCAAATTGCCGATGACCAACGCTAG
- a CDS encoding serine/threonine protein kinase, with product MNDQVREDFANLNPDRVVDAVESQGLLSDLRVFALNSYENRVYQFGLEEADPVVVKFYRPGRWSDEQILEEHRFTQQLFDHEISVIPPWQNPDGDTLFHFEGFRFAIYPRRGGHAPALDDMENLFQLGRLFGRLHLLGSSETFAHRPTLSSQSFGHQSRAFLLEHNFLPDSLRDAYASLSEDLLKVIDQRFADAPPTLLRCHGDGHVGNILWRGEETWLVDFDDSRMAPAIQDLWMFLSGDSDSQQRALMELVEGYEEFYEFHPRELTLIEPLRSLRIMHHAAWLARRWDDPAFPKAFPWFNTERYWGEHILQLREQQAALQETPLRLASF from the coding sequence GTGAACGATCAAGTACGGGAGGACTTTGCCAACCTCAATCCCGATCGCGTGGTCGATGCTGTCGAGAGTCAGGGGCTGCTTAGCGACCTGAGGGTATTTGCCCTCAACAGTTATGAGAACCGGGTGTACCAGTTTGGCCTGGAAGAAGCCGACCCCGTGGTGGTGAAATTTTATCGCCCGGGCCGCTGGAGCGATGAACAGATTCTGGAAGAACACCGCTTTACCCAGCAGTTATTCGATCACGAGATTTCAGTGATTCCACCCTGGCAAAACCCCGACGGCGACACGCTGTTCCATTTTGAGGGCTTTCGCTTTGCCATTTACCCCCGGCGCGGCGGCCACGCCCCGGCCCTGGACGACATGGAAAACCTGTTTCAGCTGGGCCGCCTGTTCGGCCGGCTGCACCTTTTAGGTAGCAGTGAAACCTTCGCCCACCGCCCGACCCTAAGCAGCCAAAGTTTTGGTCATCAGAGCCGCGCCTTTCTACTGGAACACAATTTTTTGCCAGACTCCCTGCGCGATGCCTATGCCAGCCTGAGCGAGGACTTGCTCAAGGTGATCGACCAGCGTTTTGCAGACGCGCCGCCGACCCTGCTGCGCTGTCACGGCGATGGCCACGTTGGCAACATTCTCTGGCGGGGTGAGGAAACCTGGCTGGTGGATTTTGACGACAGTCGAATGGCCCCGGCCATCCAGGATTTGTGGATGTTTCTCTCGGGTGACTCCGACAGTCAGCAGCGCGCTTTAATGGAGCTGGTAGAAGGCTACGAAGAGTTCTACGAGTTCCACCCCCGGGAGCTGACATTGATCGAACCCCTGCGCAGCCTGCGCATTATGCACCACGCCGCCTGGCTGGCCCGGCGCTGGGATGACCCGGCGTTTCCCAAGGCCTTCCCCTGGTTTAACACCGAGCGCTACTGGGGTGAGCATATTCTGCAGCTGCGCGAGCAGCAGGCGGCGCTGCAGGAGACCCCGCTACGCTTGGCCTCCTTTTAA